CCATAGGAAGCAAGCTTCCCATGTCCTCCCGTTCGACTTGCATGTGTTAAGCACGCCGCCAGCGTTCGTCCTGAGCCAGGATCAAACTCTCCATGATATGTGAAGAGCTGATTGCTCGTTCTTGCTTATTATTGGTGTTACCTGTTTTGAAATCTTATTGCTAAGACCTCGCACTCTGGCGTATTGTTTCGTATCACACTGTTCAGTTTTCAAAGGCCATGCCGCCTCGCGACGACTTGTATATCTTACCAGACTCGCCCGGGCTTGTCAAGCACTTTTTGAAGTTCTTTTCAAGCGAACCGGCTATCCGGCCTGCCGCGGCGCCCTGCCGCAACAGCTTGTTTAGTATATCCCCTTTTTAGTCTATTGTCAAGGAAATTTTTCTACAAATTTTATAAAACGTCGCAAAACAGGAAAAGGCGGCGGGAAACCCCTGCCGCCTCGCCTGATTTATGCTTATTCAGCCATTTTATAAATCTTATATATATCGGCCGACGTCAGCTGCCCGAAGCAGCCTTCTTTGACCATATCCCGCTTCGTGCATTTCTTCGCCATGTCCCAATACTGTTCTTCCGTCGGCTGGATGCCCAATTCCGTCAGCGACGTCGGCATGTCGATTTCTTTAAAGAAGGCTTCCATTTTGGCGATGCCTTCCAGGGCCGCCGCTTCCTCGTCTTCAGTCTGCACGTCGAAGACGAGACGGGCTAATTTAGCGAAGCGCCCTACGTCTTTATGCAGGACGTACCGGGCCCAGCTAGGCCAGATAGCCGCCAAACCGGCGCCGTGGGCGACGTCGAACAGGCCGCTGACTTCCATTTCGATATGGTGCGTGCCCCAGTCGCCGCGGCCGTTGCCGCCGTCGAACAAGCCGTTATGAGCGAGGCTGCCGGCCCACATGATTTCAAAATTGGCGTTGTAGTCCTTCGGATTTTCTTTTACGATGCGCGCGTTTTTGATGACGTTGCGGATGAGAGCCGCCGCCATGGAGTCGGTCAGGTCGTCTTCTGCATTCGGGTTGAAGAACCGTTCCAGCACGTGCATGATCATATCGACGTTGCCGCAGGCCATCTGATACGGAGGCAGCGTGTACAACAGCTCCGGATTCATGATGGCGAAAATCGGGCGAAGGATGTCGTTCTGATAACCGATTTTATACCAGCCCTTTTCGTTCGTAATGACAGAAGCCCAGCTCGTTTCGCTGCCGGCTGCGGCGATGGTCAGAATGCAGCCCAGGGGCACGACCCGTTCCGGGACGGCGCGGCGCAGATAAAAGTCCCACACGTCGCCGTCATAGTAATAGCCCATGCCGACGGCTTTGGCTTCGTCAATAACGCTGCCGCCGCCTACGGCCAAAATGAAATCAATCGATTCCTGTTTTGCCAATGCAATAGCTTCGTGCGTATGCGAAAGGAGCGGATTCGGGTGCACGCCGCCGAAGGCAACATAGGACACGCCGGCGTCTGTCAGGGCCTGTTCCACCCGGTCGAGCAAACCGGAACGCTTGACGCTGCCGCCGCCGTACAGGACCAGCACCTTCGTTGCGCCGTAGCTCTTCACGATATCGCCGACCCGCCGTTCTTCGTCTCGGCCAAAAAAGACCTTTGTCGGCGTATAGTAGGTAAAATTATTCATAGTCATCCCTCCATATCTGATTCTGCGTTGTGATGATACCTTCATTATATAAGGTCGTCCCGTTCTGTGCAATCAAAACAGATGGGGCAATCTGCACGCATACGATACGACCTTGCGCGCTGTATGCAAAAAAAGAGACTCCGCAGAGCCTCTTTTCAGCAGATATTATGCGTCGAACAACGTATCCTGCGAATCCTCTTCGCCTTCTACAGTGATCGTATCTAACGCAGCGACTTTATCGTCGCCTTCCAGTTTTTGAATCTTGACGCCCGACGTATTGCGTCCCTTCTTGATGCCGATGCTTTCGATATCCGTGCGGATGACGATGCCGTTCGACGTAATGAGCATGAGCTCCTGGTTTTCGTGGACGACTTCTACGCCGACAATCGCGCCGGTCTTCGGCGTAATCTTGAAATTCTTCACGCCTTTGCCGCCGCGCAGCTGGATCTTATAGGCGTCCATGTTGTTCCGCTTGCCGAAGCCTTCTTCGCTGACCGTCAGGACCTGGCAGTCCGGCTCGAGCACGTCGGCGCCGATGACGCTGTCCCCTTCGGCCAAGGAAATGCCGCGGACGCCGCGGGTATTGCGTCCCATGGGACGGACGTCGTTTTCATTAAAGCAGATCGCCATGCCCAGCTTCGTCGCCAGAATAATGCGCTGATCTCCCTTCGTCAGGCGCACCTTCGCCAAGTGGTCGCCTTCCATGAGGGAAATGGCGATGAGACCGTGGCGGCGGACGTTTTTAAATTCCTTCAGCTCCGTCTTCTTGACCAGCCCCTTTTCCGTCGCCATGAACAAGTTCATAGACGGGTCTACCTGGTCCAGGTCGATGAGGGCGTTTACCTTTTCCCCGCTGGCCATCTGCGGCAGGATGTTGATCGCGGCGATGCCCTTGGAGTTGCGGCTGTTCGCTTCGGGGATTTCGTAGGCCTTCAGGCGGTATACTCGGCCAAAGTTCGTAAAGAACAAGACCGTATTGAGGGACGACGTATACAGCAAGTGGTTGACGGCGTCTTCATCCTTTGTGCTCATGCCCTTGATGCCCCTGCCGCCCTTATTCTGCGTATGGTATACGTTGGCGTTGATGCGCTTTACGTAGCCCCGGCGCGTCAGGGTAATGACCATCCGTTCGTTCGGAATCATGTCTTCGATAGCAAAATCGGACGAGTCGGCTACGATTTCCGTCCGCCGTTCGTCGGCAAATTTCTTCTTTGCGTCGAGTAATTCCGTCTTGACGATTTCCATGATCTTATGGTCGTCAGACAGGACGTCGCGCAAGTAAGCGATCCGGTCCTGCACTTCCTTGTATTCCTGTTCGATTTTTTCCCGTTCCAAGCCGGTAAGGCGGCGCAGGCGCATGTCGAGAATCGCCGTGGACTGCTTGTCGCTGAGGCCGAATTTGCTCATCAAGGCCTGTTTGGCGATTTCATCGGTCTGAGATTCGCGAATCGTCCGGATGACTTCGTCGATGTGATCCAGCGCAATGAGCAGGCCTTCCAAGATATGAGCCCGGGCCAGCGCCTTTTCCAGTTCAAATTTGCAGCGCCGCGTAATGACGACCTTCTGGTGATCCAAATAGTAATGGAGGACTTCCTTCAAGGTCAAGATGCGGGGATGGCCGTCGACGAGGGCCAGCATGATGACACCGAAGGTTTCCTGAAGCTGCGTGTGCTTGTACAGCTTGTTCAGGACGATGTCCGGGTTGGCGTCGGCCCGCAGCTCGACGACGATGCGCAGCCCCTTGCGGTCCGATTCGTCCCGCAGGGCCGTAATGCCGTCGATTTCCTTGTTGCGCGACAAGTTGGCAATCGATTCGATGACCCGGGCCTTGTTGACCTGATAGGGAATTTCCGTGACGACAATGCGGTTCTTCCCCTTCGCCATGGGCTCGATGGACGCGCAGGAGCGCATCTTGATGCTGCCGCGGCCCGTAGAGTAGGCTTTTAAAATGCCGTCGCGGCCCATGATTTTCGCGCCCGTCGGGAAATCGGGCCCTTTAATCTTGGTCATGAGCTCGTCCAGGCTCGCTTCGGGATTGTCGATGAGCATGACGCAGCCGTCGATGACTTCGCCTAAGTTATGGGGCGGAATGTTGGTCGCCATGCCGACGGCGATGCCGGCGGAGCCGTTGACCAGCAGATTGGGGATCTTAGACGGCAGCACGACCGGTTCCTGGAGAGAACCGTCGTAGTTAGGCATAAAATCAACCGTATCCTTGTCGATATCTTCCAACATTTCGCCGGTGATCTTAGCCATACGCACTTCTGTATAACGCATGGCAGCCGCGGAGTCGCCGTCGACAGAGCCGAAGTTTCCGTGACCGTCAACAAGAGGGTAGCGCGTGGAGAAATCTTGGGCCAGGCGGACTGTCGCGTCATATACGGAACTGTCACCATGGGGATGATACTTACCTAAAACTTCCCCGACGATACGCGCTGACTTTTTGTACGGCTTGTTCGGCGTCATGCCCGCTTCATGCATGGCGTACAAAATACGGCGGTGAACAGGCTTGAGCCCGTCCCGTACATCAGGCAGTGCGCGCGTAATGATAACGCTCATGGCATAGTCGATGTACGACGTCTGCATTTCGCTTTCCAGACAAACCGGTAATACTTTATCAGATTGTTGTTCGTCCACAATGTCACCTCAAATATAATGTAATAATATAAATACTGGGACGTCCTGCACATATCATTATAGATATATATTTAGGATATCTGTTCTATTATACCAAAAAATCAGCGAAATAGATAGCTCCGCCGAAAAACAGCCCTGTATCTGCCTTGACGCGCCTTTTATAAAGGATGTAGAATAGAGAAAAAGCATTCTTTAGGGAGAATCCATCATGACAACATCGCCTATTATACCCGATGATCCGGCAAAGGAAATCGGAAAAATTTTAAAGCGCATCCGCTTTGACCGCGACTTGACGCTGGATAATGTCGCCGCCATGACCGGCGTGAGCAAAACCATGCTGGGACAAATCGAACGGGGCGTATCCGTACCGACGATTTCCGTCTTGTGGAAAATCGCCAAGGGACTGCAAATTTCCTTGTCGACCTTGCTGAACGAACCGCCGCAGCAATACCAGGCCGTCGACATCCTGAAGGATCTGCAGCCCATTTACGATGAAAACAACAACATGATATTGTATAATATCTTCCCCTTCAATCCCCTCAGCGGCTTTGAATATTTCTACATCATCCTTCAGCCCGGCACGAAGCATCATTCCGACGCCCACCGCAACATCGCCGAAGAATACGTCATCGTCACGGAAGGCACCCTGACCCTGCAGGTCGAACAGCAGACCTTTACGCTGACGGCGCCGGCCAAGATCAATTTCCGGGCCAACGCGGACCACTACTACATCAACAACACGGATAAGCCGGTTATTTTCCAGAATATCATGAAATATTAATGCACGCCCGCAGCAAGAGCTGCAGCAAAAAACCTCTCTGCCTCCTATCCCATGGATAGGAAAGCAGAGAGGTTCTTTTTTATTTAAAGGATACGGCGCGGACGCCTTCTCTTTCGATAATATCGGTTAAATGCTGCAGCTCCTCCTGCGTGGGAGTCCGGAACTCGCCCTCGTCATAGGGCATTCCCAGCTGCACATACTTGTCCACGCCATACGGATGATAGGGCAGCAGCTCGATCTGCGGGTCGCGGAGATGATCCTTGACAAACTGCGCCGTGCGGCTGATGTTGTCGTCGTCGCCGTTGACGCCCATAATCGTCGGAATGCGGACGACGATGCCGCCGCGCTGCGCGCCGAGAGCGGCGATATTGCGCAGGATGAGGTCGTTGTCGACGCCGGTAAAGGCAAGGTGCTTGTCCCTATCCATGTG
This region of Megasphaera stantonii genomic DNA includes:
- the gyrA gene encoding DNA gyrase subunit A is translated as MDEQQSDKVLPVCLESEMQTSYIDYAMSVIITRALPDVRDGLKPVHRRILYAMHEAGMTPNKPYKKSARIVGEVLGKYHPHGDSSVYDATVRLAQDFSTRYPLVDGHGNFGSVDGDSAAAMRYTEVRMAKITGEMLEDIDKDTVDFMPNYDGSLQEPVVLPSKIPNLLVNGSAGIAVGMATNIPPHNLGEVIDGCVMLIDNPEASLDELMTKIKGPDFPTGAKIMGRDGILKAYSTGRGSIKMRSCASIEPMAKGKNRIVVTEIPYQVNKARVIESIANLSRNKEIDGITALRDESDRKGLRIVVELRADANPDIVLNKLYKHTQLQETFGVIMLALVDGHPRILTLKEVLHYYLDHQKVVITRRCKFELEKALARAHILEGLLIALDHIDEVIRTIRESQTDEIAKQALMSKFGLSDKQSTAILDMRLRRLTGLEREKIEQEYKEVQDRIAYLRDVLSDDHKIMEIVKTELLDAKKKFADERRTEIVADSSDFAIEDMIPNERMVITLTRRGYVKRINANVYHTQNKGGRGIKGMSTKDEDAVNHLLYTSSLNTVLFFTNFGRVYRLKAYEIPEANSRNSKGIAAINILPQMASGEKVNALIDLDQVDPSMNLFMATEKGLVKKTELKEFKNVRRHGLIAISLMEGDHLAKVRLTKGDQRIILATKLGMAICFNENDVRPMGRNTRGVRGISLAEGDSVIGADVLEPDCQVLTVSEEGFGKRNNMDAYKIQLRGGKGVKNFKITPKTGAIVGVEVVHENQELMLITSNGIVIRTDIESIGIKKGRNTSGVKIQKLEGDDKVAALDTITVEGEEDSQDTLFDA
- a CDS encoding helix-turn-helix domain-containing protein → MTTSPIIPDDPAKEIGKILKRIRFDRDLTLDNVAAMTGVSKTMLGQIERGVSVPTISVLWKIAKGLQISLSTLLNEPPQQYQAVDILKDLQPIYDENNNMILYNIFPFNPLSGFEYFYIILQPGTKHHSDAHRNIAEEYVIVTEGTLTLQVEQQTFTLTAPAKINFRANADHYYINNTDKPVIFQNIMKY
- a CDS encoding iron-containing alcohol dehydrogenase, which produces MNNFTYYTPTKVFFGRDEERRVGDIVKSYGATKVLVLYGGGSVKRSGLLDRVEQALTDAGVSYVAFGGVHPNPLLSHTHEAIALAKQESIDFILAVGGGSVIDEAKAVGMGYYYDGDVWDFYLRRAVPERVVPLGCILTIAAAGSETSWASVITNEKGWYKIGYQNDILRPIFAIMNPELLYTLPPYQMACGNVDMIMHVLERFFNPNAEDDLTDSMAAALIRNVIKNARIVKENPKDYNANFEIMWAGSLAHNGLFDGGNGRGDWGTHHIEMEVSGLFDVAHGAGLAAIWPSWARYVLHKDVGRFAKLARLVFDVQTEDEEAAALEGIAKMEAFFKEIDMPTSLTELGIQPTEEQYWDMAKKCTKRDMVKEGCFGQLTSADIYKIYKMAE